The Fulvivirga ligni genome window below encodes:
- a CDS encoding acyl-CoA thioester hydrolase/BAAT C-terminal domain-containing protein, whose protein sequence is MKILVKIIIVIAILIGAYFLIDSFLFDGVKPQSVNHKGITASFFAKDDVISQPTVVLIGGGVWGDFWGQELSKANYVGLSLPYYRQEGLPTLMEEIPLEYFETAIKWLKDQPEVNADKIVVMGASRNAELALLIASKYPNLVHGVISYSPSAVSWSNTVLPFNSDTIKPSWTFDNQPIPYIPMAKLKGGKSDTIETLTYWSQPLADSASVSRAVIHVEDINGPVLLFSGVEDEVWPSAMMADMIETRVKKIDSSFDIENVQYENAGHLISSNPNNPSSMRQGEMMIDGKSYNFRFGGNEGGDMKAQKDAYQRVFKFLSKLEKK, encoded by the coding sequence ATGAAGATTTTAGTAAAGATCATAATCGTAATAGCGATCTTAATAGGAGCTTACTTCCTCATAGATAGCTTTTTGTTTGACGGGGTAAAACCCCAGTCAGTAAATCATAAGGGTATAACGGCTTCCTTTTTTGCTAAAGATGATGTGATAAGTCAACCCACCGTAGTCTTGATAGGAGGTGGAGTTTGGGGTGATTTCTGGGGGCAGGAATTGAGTAAGGCCAATTATGTAGGGTTGTCTCTGCCATACTACCGTCAGGAAGGCCTACCCACTCTTATGGAAGAAATTCCATTGGAGTATTTTGAAACAGCTATTAAATGGTTGAAAGATCAACCCGAAGTGAATGCAGATAAAATTGTTGTAATGGGCGCATCCAGAAATGCTGAATTAGCACTGCTTATAGCTTCAAAATATCCGAATTTGGTGCATGGAGTTATTTCTTATAGTCCCTCTGCAGTGAGCTGGTCTAATACTGTGCTTCCTTTTAATTCAGACACAATTAAACCAAGTTGGACATTTGATAATCAGCCTATACCATATATTCCTATGGCTAAGCTAAAGGGTGGCAAATCAGATACTATTGAGACACTTACTTATTGGTCTCAGCCCTTGGCAGACAGTGCCTCAGTTAGTCGAGCTGTAATTCATGTGGAAGACATTAATGGTCCTGTACTATTGTTCTCTGGTGTTGAGGATGAGGTATGGCCCTCAGCCATGATGGCCGATATGATAGAGACTAGAGTTAAAAAAATAGATTCAAGTTTTGATATTGAAAATGTTCAATATGAAAATGCTGGTCATTTAATATCATCCAATCCTAACAATCCTTCATCTATGAGACAAGGAGAAATGATGATAGATGGAAAAAGTTATAACTTTAGATTTGGGGGTAACGAAGGGGGAGATATGAAAGCACAAAAAGATGCTTACCAACGTGTATTTAAATTCCTTTCAAAATTGGAGAAGAAATAA